From a region of the Lactuca sativa cultivar Salinas chromosome 4, Lsat_Salinas_v11, whole genome shotgun sequence genome:
- the LOC111876803 gene encoding uncharacterized protein LOC111876803: MSGQTEVTNRALKRILERSVGSNRKEWSDKLDDALRAFRTAFNTPIGTTPSEFRTNWLMQLNAFEDLRNEAYTSSLIYKEKTKKWHDKRLKGNKDFYEGQKVLLFNSRIKLFLGKLRTRWDSPFIVKKFFPHGAIELISRDGTPFKVNGHRVKKYEEGIPRNEEFEEGMLLEGITET, encoded by the exons ATGAGTGGGCAAACTGAAGTTACAAATAGGGCATTGAAAAGAATACTAGAAAGATCGGTTGGAAGTAATAGGAAAGAGTGGTCAGATAAGCTTGATGATGCACTACGGGCATTTAGAACAGCTTTTAATACACCTATTGGCACTACGCCAT CTGAATTTAGAACTAACTGGTTAATGCAATTGAATGCCTTTGAAGATCTTAGGAACGAGGCATACACTAGTTCTTTGATTTACAAAGAAAAGACCAAGAAGTGGCATGACAAAAGACTCAAGGGTAATAAGGACTTTTACGAAGGACAAAAGGTGTTACTTTTTAATTCAAGGATAAAACTATTTCTGGGCAAGCTTAGGACACGGTGGGATAGTCCATTTATAGTAAAGAAATTTTTTCCACATGGAGCTATTGAGCTAATATCAAGAGATGGAACtcctttcaaggtcaatggtcataGGGTGAAAAAATATGAAGAAGGAATTCCGAGAAatgaagaatttgaagaagggatgCTGCTGGAAGGGATTACAGAGACGTAA